The genomic DNA AGAACAGATTGGCAACCGTCAGCGTCAAGCCGGTGCTGGTCTGCCCGATCGTCACCCAGCGTTCCTTGAAGGTCGAGAACCGCTCATCCAACCAACTCAGGTGCAACGGGTCGGCGAATACCTCGGCCGCTTCCTCGAATGAGACGTTGTGCTTGCGCTGATTTGCGCGATTCTTGCGCTCGTCCCACTCGAAACGCACACAACGTAGGCTATCGCTGCGTAGTTACGATGTCAATACCCACCGCTAGCCGAACTAGCCGAA from Spirochaetaceae bacterium includes the following:
- a CDS encoding BrnT family toxin codes for the protein MRFEWDERKNRANQRKHNVSFEEAAEVFADPLHLSWLDERFSTFKERWVTIGQTSTGLTLTVANLFFDENGAAVVRLISARLATPREKRQYEESI